A DNA window from Engystomops pustulosus chromosome 6, aEngPut4.maternal, whole genome shotgun sequence contains the following coding sequences:
- the LOC140064482 gene encoding keratin, type I cytoskeletal 12-like — protein sequence MSHSYRQSSHQASSVHRGSFGQGAHMAGGHAGGAGSYGGGFSSGSASYGGGASAFGGAVEFGGGHGGAAAGFGGGYGGGAAGFGGGYGGGAAGFGGSFGGGAGGSYGGSEGIFSGNEKQTMQNLNDRLANYLDKVHALEEANAELELKIKEWYEKQRGSSTSGDKGKDYSKYYATIDQLKGQIIVVTNGNAALVLQIDNARLAADDFQMKLQAEQALRQSVEADINGLRRVLDDLTLSKSDLETQFEGLTEEMALLKKNHQDEIKGSQGPTVGEVNVEMNAAPGIDLTKILNDMRGKYEAMAEKNRNEAEAQFNKMSEGLKKEISTGAQQVQSSKSEMSELKKTLQALEIELQSQLAMKKTLEETLAETEGRYCMLISQLQMQISSIEEQLAQLRADIECQTAEYEDLLDIKTRLEAEIETYRRLLDGEGGSQTTKPPPQTRGTGSKTEQKRTRVVKKLIENMVDGKVVSSHVVEEKEEY from the exons ATGTCCCATTCTTACCGGCAGTCATCTCACCAAGCCTCCTCTGTTCATAGGGGAAGCTTTGGACAAGGTGCCCATATGGCTGGTGGTCATGCTGGTGGTGCTGGATCATATGGAGGAGGCTTTAGCAGTGGATCTGCTAGCTATGGTGGAGGTGCTAGTGCTTTTGGAGGAGCGGTagaatttggaggaggccatggtGGTGCAGCAGCTGGCTTTGGAGGTGGCTATGGTGGTGGAGCAGCTGGCTTTGGAGGAGGCTATGGTGGTGGAGCGGCTGGCTTTGGAGGAAGCTTTGGTGGTGGTGCTGGAGGTAGCTATGGAGGAAGTGAGGGTATCTTCTCCGGAAATGAGAAACAAACAATGCAGAATCTTAATGATCGCTTGGCCAATTATCTGGATAAAGTCCATGCCTTGGAAGAAGCAAATGCTGAGCTTGAGCTTAAGATCAAGGAATGGTATGAAAAGCAAAGGGGCAGTAGTACCTCAGGGGACAAAGGAAAAGACTACTCTAAGTATTATGCCACCATTGATCAGCTGAAAGGGCAG ATTATTGTAGTCACCAATGGCAATGCAGCCCTTGTCTTGCAAATTGACAATGCCAGGCTTGCTGCTGATGACTTCCAGATGAA GTTACAGGCTGAACAGGCTCTCCGCCAGAGCGTAGAGGCTGATATCAATGGCCTGCGCAGAGTGCTGGATGACTTGACCCTGTCCAAGTCTGATCTGGAAACCCAATTTGAAGGTCTCACTGAGGAGATGGCTCTACTCAAGAAGAACCATCAAGAT GAGATTAAGGGATCCCAAGGACCAACTGTGGGTGAAGTCAATGTTGAGATGAATGCTGCTCCAGGTATTGATCTGACCAAGATTCTGAATGATATGAGAGGCAAGTATGAGGCCATGGCTGAGAAGAACCGTAACGAGGCTGAGGCCCAATTCAATAAAATG agTGAAGGCCTGAAGAAAGAAATATCAACTGGAGCCCAACAAGTGCAGTCCAGCAAGAGTGAAATGTCCGAACTGAAGAAGACTCTTCAAGCCTTGGAGATCGAGCTGCAGTCACAACTTGCTATG AAAAAAACACTGGAGGAAACATTGGCAGAGACAGAAGGACGTTACTGCATGTTGATATCACAACTGCAAATGCAAATATCTTCAATTGAAGAGCAACTGGCGCAACTTAGAGCCGACATAGAGTGCCAGACTGCAGAATATGAAGACCTGCTGGACATCAAGACCAGGCTGGAAGCAGAGATTGAAACGTACCGCAGACTTCTGGATGGAGAAGG TGGGTCACAAACAACAAAACCGCCACCTCAAACTCGAGGAACCGGGAGCAAGACAG AACAAAAGAGGACAAGGGTAGTAAAGAAGCTTATTGAAAATATGGTAGATGGAAAAGTTGTGAGCTCACACGTTGTGGAAGAAAAGGAAGAATATTAA